A single genomic interval of Lepidochelys kempii isolate rLepKem1 chromosome 13, rLepKem1.hap2, whole genome shotgun sequence harbors:
- the ADRM1 gene encoding proteasomal ubiquitin receptor ADRM1 isoform X2 — protein MSSGALFPSLVPGSRGSSSKYLVEFRAGKMSLKGSTVTPDKRKGLVYIQQTDDSLIHFCWKDRTSGNVEDDLIIFPDDCEFKRVPQCTTGRVYVLKFKAGSKRLFFWMQEPKTDKDEEHCRKVNEYLNNPPIPGALGGSGSGGHELSALGGEGGLQSLLGNMSHNQLMQLIGPTGLGGLGGLGALTGPGLASLLGSGGPPTSSSSSSSRSQSAAVTPSSTTSSTRVTPAPSAPAAASASATSPSPAPSSGNGTSTATSPTQPIQLSDLQNILATMNVPAGAGGQQVDLASVLTPEIMAPILANAEVQERLLPYLPSGESLPQTAEEIQNTLTSPQFQQALSMFSAALASGQLGPLMSQFGLPAEAVDAANKGDVEAFAKAMQNNVKSDQKEGESKEKKDEEEDMSLD, from the exons ATGTCTTCAGGTGCGTTGTTTCCAAGCCTGGTGCCAGGCTCCCGTGGCTCATCCAGCAAATATTTGGTGGAATTTCGGGCAGGAAAGATGTCTCTGAAAGGCAGTACTGTAACTCCAGATAAACGAAAAGGCCTTGTTTACATCCAGCAAACTGATGATTCCCTCATTCACTTCTGTTGGAAGGACAGGACTTCTGGAAATGTTGAAGAT gacTTGATTATCTTTCCTGATGACTGTGAATTTAAGAGGGTACCTCAGTGTACTACTGGTCGTGTGTATGTGCTGAAGTTCAAGGCAGGATCAAAGCGACTTTTCTTCTGGATGCAG GAACCGAAGACTGATAAAGATGAGGAGCACTGTCGTAAAGTGAATGAGTATCTCAACAATCCTCCAATACCTGGTGCTTTGGGTGGGAGTGGAAGTGGCGGCCATGAGCTCTCAGCATTAGGAG gtgAGGGTGGCTTGCAAAGTCTTCTTGGAAATATGAGCCATAACCAGCTCATGCAGCTGATCGGACCAACGGGCTTAGGAGGACTTG GTGGGCTTGGTGCACTGACAGGGCCTGGCCTGGCTAGCTTACTGGGAAGTGGGGGACCCCCGACCAGCAGCTCATCGTCAAG TTCTCGCAGCCAATCAGCTGCTGTAACCCCATCTTCCACTACTTCCTCTACACGTGTAACACCAGCCCCGTCTGCTCCTGCGGCTGCATCTGCATCTGCAACTAGTCCCAGCCCTGCACCGAGTTCAGGCAATGGAACCAGCACAGCAACAAGCCCAACTCAACCCATTCAGCTGAGTGACCTTCAGAACATTTTAGCTACTATGAATGTGCCAGCTGGAGCAGGAGGACAGCAAG TTGACTTGGCCAGTGTGCTGACTCCTGAGATCATGGCTCCCATTCTGGCAAATGCTGAAGTTCAAGAGCGGTTGCTGCCTTATCTTCCATCTGGGGAATCACTGCCGCAGACAGCAGAAGAGATTCAGAACACTCTGACATCTCCCCAGTTTCAGCAG GCATTGAGCATGTTCAGTGCTGCTTTAGCTTCAGGACAACTTGGTCCACTAATGAGTCAGTTTGGCTTACCAGCTGAGGCAGTAGATGCAGCAAATAAAGGTG ATGTAGAAGCATTTGCTAAAGCAATGCAGAACAATGTCAAGTCAGACCAAAAGGAGGGAGaatcaaaggaaaagaaagatgaaGAGGAAGATATGAGTTTAGATTAA
- the ADRM1 gene encoding proteasomal ubiquitin receptor ADRM1 isoform X1 has protein sequence MGQSTGSRGCSKQFHWGEGAPPTPQGMSSGALFPSLVPGSRGSSSKYLVEFRAGKMSLKGSTVTPDKRKGLVYIQQTDDSLIHFCWKDRTSGNVEDDLIIFPDDCEFKRVPQCTTGRVYVLKFKAGSKRLFFWMQEPKTDKDEEHCRKVNEYLNNPPIPGALGGSGSGGHELSALGGEGGLQSLLGNMSHNQLMQLIGPTGLGGLGGLGALTGPGLASLLGSGGPPTSSSSSSSRSQSAAVTPSSTTSSTRVTPAPSAPAAASASATSPSPAPSSGNGTSTATSPTQPIQLSDLQNILATMNVPAGAGGQQVDLASVLTPEIMAPILANAEVQERLLPYLPSGESLPQTAEEIQNTLTSPQFQQALSMFSAALASGQLGPLMSQFGLPAEAVDAANKGDVEAFAKAMQNNVKSDQKEGESKEKKDEEEDMSLD, from the exons GATGTCTTCAGGTGCGTTGTTTCCAAGCCTGGTGCCAGGCTCCCGTGGCTCATCCAGCAAATATTTGGTGGAATTTCGGGCAGGAAAGATGTCTCTGAAAGGCAGTACTGTAACTCCAGATAAACGAAAAGGCCTTGTTTACATCCAGCAAACTGATGATTCCCTCATTCACTTCTGTTGGAAGGACAGGACTTCTGGAAATGTTGAAGAT gacTTGATTATCTTTCCTGATGACTGTGAATTTAAGAGGGTACCTCAGTGTACTACTGGTCGTGTGTATGTGCTGAAGTTCAAGGCAGGATCAAAGCGACTTTTCTTCTGGATGCAG GAACCGAAGACTGATAAAGATGAGGAGCACTGTCGTAAAGTGAATGAGTATCTCAACAATCCTCCAATACCTGGTGCTTTGGGTGGGAGTGGAAGTGGCGGCCATGAGCTCTCAGCATTAGGAG gtgAGGGTGGCTTGCAAAGTCTTCTTGGAAATATGAGCCATAACCAGCTCATGCAGCTGATCGGACCAACGGGCTTAGGAGGACTTG GTGGGCTTGGTGCACTGACAGGGCCTGGCCTGGCTAGCTTACTGGGAAGTGGGGGACCCCCGACCAGCAGCTCATCGTCAAG TTCTCGCAGCCAATCAGCTGCTGTAACCCCATCTTCCACTACTTCCTCTACACGTGTAACACCAGCCCCGTCTGCTCCTGCGGCTGCATCTGCATCTGCAACTAGTCCCAGCCCTGCACCGAGTTCAGGCAATGGAACCAGCACAGCAACAAGCCCAACTCAACCCATTCAGCTGAGTGACCTTCAGAACATTTTAGCTACTATGAATGTGCCAGCTGGAGCAGGAGGACAGCAAG TTGACTTGGCCAGTGTGCTGACTCCTGAGATCATGGCTCCCATTCTGGCAAATGCTGAAGTTCAAGAGCGGTTGCTGCCTTATCTTCCATCTGGGGAATCACTGCCGCAGACAGCAGAAGAGATTCAGAACACTCTGACATCTCCCCAGTTTCAGCAG GCATTGAGCATGTTCAGTGCTGCTTTAGCTTCAGGACAACTTGGTCCACTAATGAGTCAGTTTGGCTTACCAGCTGAGGCAGTAGATGCAGCAAATAAAGGTG ATGTAGAAGCATTTGCTAAAGCAATGCAGAACAATGTCAAGTCAGACCAAAAGGAGGGAGaatcaaaggaaaagaaagatgaaGAGGAAGATATGAGTTTAGATTAA
- the ADRM1 gene encoding proteasomal ubiquitin receptor ADRM1 isoform X3: MGQSTGSRGCSKQFHWGEGAPPTPQGMSSGALFPSLVPGSRGSSSKYLVEFRAGKMSLKGSTVTPDKRKGLVYIQQTDDSLIHFCWKDRTSGNVEDDLIIFPDDCEFKRVPQCTTGRVYVLKFKAGSKRLFFWMQEPKTDKDEEHCRKVNEYLNNPPIPGALGGSGSGGHELSALGGEGGLQSLLGNMSHNQLMQLIGPTGLGGLGGLGALTGPGLASLLGSGGPPTSSSSSSSRSQSAAVTPSSTTSSTRVTPAPSAPAAASASATSPSPAPSSGNGTSTATSPTQPIQLSDLQNILATMNVPAGAGGQQVDLASVLTPEIMAPILANAEVQERLLPYLPSGESLPQTAEEIQNTLTSPQFQQM; the protein is encoded by the exons GATGTCTTCAGGTGCGTTGTTTCCAAGCCTGGTGCCAGGCTCCCGTGGCTCATCCAGCAAATATTTGGTGGAATTTCGGGCAGGAAAGATGTCTCTGAAAGGCAGTACTGTAACTCCAGATAAACGAAAAGGCCTTGTTTACATCCAGCAAACTGATGATTCCCTCATTCACTTCTGTTGGAAGGACAGGACTTCTGGAAATGTTGAAGAT gacTTGATTATCTTTCCTGATGACTGTGAATTTAAGAGGGTACCTCAGTGTACTACTGGTCGTGTGTATGTGCTGAAGTTCAAGGCAGGATCAAAGCGACTTTTCTTCTGGATGCAG GAACCGAAGACTGATAAAGATGAGGAGCACTGTCGTAAAGTGAATGAGTATCTCAACAATCCTCCAATACCTGGTGCTTTGGGTGGGAGTGGAAGTGGCGGCCATGAGCTCTCAGCATTAGGAG gtgAGGGTGGCTTGCAAAGTCTTCTTGGAAATATGAGCCATAACCAGCTCATGCAGCTGATCGGACCAACGGGCTTAGGAGGACTTG GTGGGCTTGGTGCACTGACAGGGCCTGGCCTGGCTAGCTTACTGGGAAGTGGGGGACCCCCGACCAGCAGCTCATCGTCAAG TTCTCGCAGCCAATCAGCTGCTGTAACCCCATCTTCCACTACTTCCTCTACACGTGTAACACCAGCCCCGTCTGCTCCTGCGGCTGCATCTGCATCTGCAACTAGTCCCAGCCCTGCACCGAGTTCAGGCAATGGAACCAGCACAGCAACAAGCCCAACTCAACCCATTCAGCTGAGTGACCTTCAGAACATTTTAGCTACTATGAATGTGCCAGCTGGAGCAGGAGGACAGCAAG TTGACTTGGCCAGTGTGCTGACTCCTGAGATCATGGCTCCCATTCTGGCAAATGCTGAAGTTCAAGAGCGGTTGCTGCCTTATCTTCCATCTGGGGAATCACTGCCGCAGACAGCAGAAGAGATTCAGAACACTCTGACATCTCCCCAGTTTCAGCAG ATGTAG